Part of the Deltaproteobacteria bacterium genome, AGGGCCTTACACCGGCTAAGGTAGTTGAAAACGCTAAGGCTAACTACGCGAAAATTACTGGAGCCGAGTATCCCGATGGCGATGCCCACAAGGTATTAGTAGCCTCGATAACCTCTATTATGGAACAGGCACAAGACGTAATTAACGAGCAAGGCAAAGGCTTTAAGGGTTTCTTACCTGCCGTTTTCGGTAAGCAGGTCGCGGATGACTTTACCAAAAACATGGCGGGAAAGATGTATCTCAAGCTAACTGCTCCTAAAGAGTACATTCGCAATCGCGCAAATAGACCAGATAGCTGGGAAGAAGGCGTTATCGAGAGCAAGTTTAGAGCTAGTAGCTGGGCTAAGGGGGAGCCTTTTAAGGAAGAAGCAGATTTAAAAGGCCAAAAAGCATATCGATATATAATTCCCGAATACTACGGCGAGTCCTGCCTATCCTGCCACGGCGACCCTAAAGGCGAAGTCGATATTACTGGCGGCAAAAAGGAAGGTGGAAAGCTTGGCGAGCTTGGCGGTGCCATTAGCTTTGCTATTTATAAATAGCTAGAAATTACCAAATGCGAGGAGGAGGTTTCCTAAAAGGGCTTCCTCCTCGCCATTTTTTTCTACCGGCCTTACACTAGACCAAAGAAAATTAGTTTATCATAACACCAATGGAAGAGCAGTCGCTCTGCGTAGTTCTCGTCACTGCACCATCAATCAAGGTAGCTACTAATTTAAGCAATGAGCTTATTTCTAGAAAACTCGCTGCTTGT contains:
- a CDS encoding DUF3365 domain-containing protein, with protein sequence MRLNRKKVLLKALCLLLFPGALLSTTSAFAQSDEDTAKELTNFLKAARGVISDNQTLINDATKGDKGLTPAKVVENAKANYAKITGAEYPDGDAHKVLVASITSIMEQAQDVINEQGKGFKGFLPAVFGKQVADDFTKNMAGKMYLKLTAPKEYIRNRANRPDSWEEGVIESKFRASSWAKGEPFKEEADLKGQKAYRYIIPEYYGESCLSCHGDPKGEVDITGGKKEGGKLGELGGAISFAIYK